The window CGTGGGCGGCCTTCTCCTGCGTGTAATGCAGGATATAATCTAGCCTCTTGTGGCCGGTTATTTTGGCAATGAGTTGGGGTGGATACTTTTTTTCTGCTAAGTAACCCACGAACGCGTATCTTAGGCTGTGGGTGTTGAAGCCGTATGTTTTCTTCACCCACGTTGATATTTTGATGACGACTCCTTTCTTACCATGCTTCTGAAGTTCCCGTTCAAGGAGCCCCTCGAGGGCCAATAAATCCGCTTTTTTGACCTCTCTGGGCAAGATCATCAATCGTTGATATCCGTCTCGCCGTTTCTCAACTGTAATGAATGCTTCCTGTGAGTATTCTCTTGAGACCTTGGAGATGAATTCAATTGCCTCTCCAATTCGTGAACCGTTTCTAAGCTGTGTCAAAAGTATCACTAAGTACATTCTTCTCTTGAGTGCCTTTACACCTTCCTTCTTTCTTGCCTCTTTGAGATCTTTGAGCAGAAGCCGATAAGTCTCTTCGTAATCCAGGCCTTGGTCCCAGCCCATGATGGCCACCTAATTGTGTTTTTTGTTTAACTTAAATGCAAATTTTGCTTATAAGTTTTACTTTTTGGTGGCAATTTGTTGAGCTTAGGGTCGTAAGTTAAACACAGAAGTGATCCGTTAGTTTTAACTCCCCACCCCCCGCTCGAAGCCGAGGTGGTGGCATGGCGTGGAGGATTCATGTGGCATCTGGTACTATGGGAGTGTTCCCCGAACCTACAGCAACAATCCAGGCAAGGAACATCCCAGAATACTTTGACGGAGTTGAGGTGCTATACTTGCCTCCTCAGTCAGTTACAGCCCTTGCCAGCGCACTCTCGGAGCGATTTGTTAATACTTTGATAATCTTCGCAGAGCCCTTCAGGATAAGCAACAAGGTCGTTATTAGGGTATGGAAAATCCAGGGCATCTGGGACGGAAGCACTCGGCGAAAGAATATCATTACCCGCAATCCAGAACCAGATACCCAGATCACACTTATGCTTTTCCTCAGTGAAGTCGAACGAGAAGCCATTTTATTTGAGATACTCCAGCATGCAAAAGACGGTATGGAGTTCAAACTTGTCTCTTAACTTTTTGATTTTTACTGCTTTTGGATTCCATGTAACAACCTCCCGAAGCCGAATATACCCTTGTGCAGACTTTCTGAAGATGCGAGAATCAAAAAGATTCAAAATCGAAATGTATTTGAATGTTGTTCTCAAGTAACTGTTCTGGTGATGCTGAGTGAGGATTTTTCTCGAGCCGAAGGTCTGGACAATACCCCAGCTTATTGAGAACATATTGGAAAAAGACAATTATTACCTCCCTGCATTCCAGAGGGATTATGTATGGGACGAAGACGATGTAAAGTCTTTAATCGATTCAATACTCAGGGGATATCCAATTGGAGCAATCATCCTCTGGAAACCCTCGAGCAAGGACTTTATTAAAGATGACCCATTCGCTGTGCCCCTCACGGATTCCGTTGTGGATAATGGTGGAGATTATTATTATGTTATTGATGGCCAGCAACGTCTAACATCGCTTCTCCTCCTCTTCAATGGGTGGCGTCTTCCTCGGAACGGGAGAGAGATTACTCTTAAAGTGCCAATCTCATTGTACCCAACGGACAAAGGAGGTTACAGGCTGTATAAGAGCGACAAGCGTGGAATTGATGTTTCACTTCTCCTGAGAGCCTTTGCAACATACGACATGAAAACATACAACGATCTCATTACAAGATACAGCGAGGAATACATCAAAAAGGCCGAGCCGGTTATCAAAAGAATACTCGAATACAAAGTCCCCGTTTACATAATGAGTACAACCAAAGAGGATCCTGAAACTGTGATGGAAATGGCCCAAGCGTTTATCAGAATAAACAAAGAAGGCGTGCGTATTGGAAACGTCGAGCTCATGCTCTCACTCTTAGCAGGGAAGATGGGTGGGCTGATACGAGACACAATATACAACGATATTTACCGGAAGATTAGGGAGGAGACCTTTGAGATTCAAATCCAACCAATCATCAGACTGGTCTTGTCAAACTTCGGATTTGCTCAGTCCCAGATATCTCATGTTGAGAAATTCGCTTCGAGTCTGGACAGGATTGCAGAATATCCCGAGGAAAACCTCAAACCCACTCTGCAGAAGTCAGCCAAAGCATTTAAGCTTGCAGTTGACTTCGTGAAAAATGAACTCCCTCTTCCAAGTGCCCAGCTCTTGCCTTCCCAGCAGACCATTGTTCCACTCGCCAAGTACTTTTACACAGCGGATATTGAAGACTTCGAAAATCTCTCTTCCGAGGAAATCGACCGGATAAAACACTGGTTTATCCTGGTAAACTTTGTGGGATATTACAGCACAAGCCCGGACTCCAAGCTTGAAGCGGACTTGAGTGTAATCTCTGAAAGCAATGGCACCTTCCCATACAATGAACTTCTCAGGAACATTGAACAGAGGAAGTATCCAACGAGGATTCGGAAAGACCTTTTCATGAGGGGACTCAATGTAAACGTGATGAAGAGGAGTGGCAGGCAGTATCTCTTTATCCTTTACCTCCTCCTTGCTCAAGAGAACGCGAACGACTGGGCAGGACATCTAATTACTCAGGTTCCATATGGTTCACTTGCGAAGCATCATATATTCCCCCGAGAGTTCCTCGACCAAAATCTGGTGATTGACGATCCCACTGATAAGGAGATTATGATAAACAACCTGGGCAACATAACGTTCATACATAAGTCCACGAACTCCGAAATCGGGGATTTACCCCTTCATGACGAGGATGCAAGAAGATATTATGCAGAAGAGCGGGGATATATCTACAAGATTGGTCTGAGTGAAAACACCTTAATGAGTCATTTCATACCACTCGACAGAGAGCTCTGGAAACTGGAGAATTACGAGGAATTCCTGAGCAAAAGAGTCGAATTAATGTATTCGGCGCTGAAAAAGGAGTATCCCGGGATCATTAGTTAATTTAACCTTATTTTCTTTCCCAAATATAAACTGTGAACACTCCAACTTCATCCATCGTCTAAAGAGCGGGACTTTCAAGAAAAATGTCCGGAGGTTGGAACAAGAGCCCATTATGACAAAACTCTCCAAATATATCTCAACAGGCCTTGAAATACCCATAACGGCTTAACTTTTTGATTTCCAATTTTCTTTTTCTTTGTTTAAGTGCGGAGAGTTATATTTAATTGCCCACTCCCAACTTCAGATTTTGGGTGGATTTGTATGGCAGAGGCGATGGTGAAAAGTGTATACGAGGCCCAGCTTCCAGCCGGAATCCAAATCGTCCAGAGGACACGCGGGGAAAGATACGGAATACCAGCCAGCGAAATCGAGAGGTACCTCAACGAGCTGGAGCTCAAAGACATCAGTGAGAAGCACAAGAAAAAGCAAATCCAGTTCCTCAAAGAGTTTCTCTCAGTCCTGCCCGTGCTCGGCCAGTCATCGGAGCAGATTTACGTTGTAAGTGCTGTGACCATCGAAGAGTACCTGGAATACCTGGACTCCCTCAAGGGCAAGGACGGCCAGAATCTCGGATACAAGGTGAAAAAGGACAGAATCGCGACTGTGAGA of the Thermococcus sp. JdF3 genome contains:
- a CDS encoding DUF262 domain-containing protein, translating into MRIFLEPKVWTIPQLIENILEKDNYYLPAFQRDYVWDEDDVKSLIDSILRGYPIGAIILWKPSSKDFIKDDPFAVPLTDSVVDNGGDYYYVIDGQQRLTSLLLLFNGWRLPRNGREITLKVPISLYPTDKGGYRLYKSDKRGIDVSLLLRAFATYDMKTYNDLITRYSEEYIKKAEPVIKRILEYKVPVYIMSTTKEDPETVMEMAQAFIRINKEGVRIGNVELMLSLLAGKMGGLIRDTIYNDIYRKIREETFEIQIQPIIRLVLSNFGFAQSQISHVEKFASSLDRIAEYPEENLKPTLQKSAKAFKLAVDFVKNELPLPSAQLLPSQQTIVPLAKYFYTADIEDFENLSSEEIDRIKHWFILVNFVGYYSTSPDSKLEADLSVISESNGTFPYNELLRNIEQRKYPTRIRKDLFMRGLNVNVMKRSGRQYLFILYLLLAQENANDWAGHLITQVPYGSLAKHHIFPREFLDQNLVIDDPTDKEIMINNLGNITFIHKSTNSEIGDLPLHDEDARRYYAEERGYIYKIGLSENTLMSHFIPLDRELWKLENYEEFLSKRVELMYSALKKEYPGIIS
- a CDS encoding integrase, whose amino-acid sequence is MGWDQGLDYEETYRLLLKDLKEARKKEGVKALKRRMYLVILLTQLRNGSRIGEAIEFISKVSREYSQEAFITVEKRRDGYQRLMILPREVKKADLLALEGLLERELQKHGKKGVVIKISTWVKKTYGFNTHSLRYAFVGYLAEKKYPPQLIAKITGHKRLDYILHYTQEKAAHELLLRLDSI